CTTACGCTCTCTCCCTTTGTGTCTATTCCAGTACGACCTGCTCGTCCAGACATCTGCTTGTACCTTGTCCCATCAATAAAATCACGACCAATGCGTGGTTGTCTGAAGATGACTCTCCGAGCAGGAAGATTAACTCCTGCTGCTAGAGTTGAAGTAGCAGTCAAGACACGTACAAGTCCTTTACGGTAACACATTTCAACAGTCTCTCTTTCCTCAACCTTTTACAGAAATGGTGAACCTCATAAACTTTGGATATAATGAATATTCATAATCTAAAGTTAGCAATATTTTAACAACAAACAATACAATAAGATTTGTGGCTCACAGACCGTAAGCCCAGCATGATGGTAGGCAACTCCAAAAGGAAGAGTTTCGTTCAGTACAGGATCCAACCCAGCGGGAGATCTTCGCAACGAATCAATAACAAAAGCAACGTCAAAAGGCTCGCCTTGCTCACCACGAGGGTTTACACAAAATCCCTTGAGATACTTTGCAATATGCTTTGCAGTTGATTCACAACCTTTCCGACTGGAACAAAATATTAGCACTGAGTGACCCTCTTGGACAACCTATCATCACCATCTCAAAATTAGTCACcttgaagaaagaaaagactTACAGAGAAACATAGATAAAATCAAACCTCATTGCAAAGTTCAACTATTTGATCCGGATCTTTACCACCCAGTTCAGCCACCTTTGGAATGGTCCTaacaatttccatttttttgttgtatattGTGCTACCAATTTTGATGTATTCCTCCAATGGAACAGGCCGAAATTCTGTCTCATAAAGAGCTgcctaaaataaataaaaatacatatgaATTTCATTCATTCAACATTTAGGACCTCAAAAACAGAGTAGCTGTAAAACATTTACGATGGATTTTGCTGAAAAAGTGCAAGAAAGACTAAAATTACGATTCCCAAAATGTAAATACTTTAATGTTATGTCAGTAAGTCATGCCAAGGTCCATATTCCAAAGAGATGTCACGTATGTGCATgcttcaaacaaaataacaaaaacaaggAAACTAAAATGATCATATTCTCATTGTCTGGCCATAGTTTTGGGgtaaaatcacatttttggtccCACTGGATGGAAAGGAAGTACTAAACCTACCTAGCCTTTGACTGCCACAAAATTTTCACTGTTCAAAACGTTCATAAAGTGttcaacttttttaaataGGACTAGGTTCAAAATCTGGTAACTTAAAAATCAAATGGTGTTGCACCGCTGGCCCTTCTATCCCATGGAACTATAAATGAAATCTCCCTAAGTTACTATAACCCAGTGTCTATCCATCGTAGGAAAGGAAACGACTATGAATATTGAACATTCGTGATTAACACAATCTAATtttatatgataatatatGTCTCCAGCAAAGCAGTAAAAGCAAAGGATTAAATAGAATTGCAGATACTGACAACATTATCATACATTTGCTTTAGGCTGAAGAGTTAATTAGTAGAAAGATTGACAATTAAATGGGCAaattatatatgaatgaaCATGGTCGTAAAATACTTACTTGAAGCCACTCAGCAACTGCAGCCACATTTGGCAGTGTTGCACTCATTCCAATTATTTGGAGGCCACGAGTAGCATCGGACTTCCCACTACTCGACCCAGAATTTTCACCACTAGAAGACTCTACATTGCCTTCGCCAGCTGCATAGCGAAGCTTAGTCAACAATAGCTCTAATAGATAACCCCTGCTTTGATCACCAACCTGCCATTATCCATTATAACCACCCAGATATAAGAATGAATATTTGGTTAATATATATGCTAAGCTGCAGATGACACTCCAATAAAACCAAATGCAATATGAATACCATGTGCAGTTCATCAATGACAATGGTACCAAGCTCTGACAAGCGACCCTCTTCAAGTAACCTATTAATCAAAGAGTTTGCTTTCTCGATAGTGCAGACAGCGACAGATGTGTCCTTTGGAAGAGAACCACCACCCTGATTTCCATAAAAACTACGAACATGCTTACCGACTGGTTCTAGAAGAACTTCAAGATGTTCAGCCTACATATTTCCAAAAACAGATTGGATTATCAAACACCAGGGGATGAGTACTAAAACAGTTCCCTAAAAGCACAAAACCCCAGCACCTTTTCTGCACAGATAGACACATATGGAAGCACAAGAAGTGCAATTTTTCCAGTTTCCAGAACCCTCCGTAGCATTAGTATCTCCGCAACAAAACTTTTACCAGCACTATTAACAACCAAAGAGAATATTATAATGGCGATTAGAGCACACATAGATAGATACGGTAGGATCCTGATGAAAAGGGCCAATTCAAGAAACAAGATTACCTTGTGGATGCACAGTAAACAAGATTTCGATTATGCAATACACCTTCCACTTGAAGGCAATCAACCTGAAATATAACTTAGTtcaatcattaaaataagaaaaacttTGAAGAATACTTGTATGAAAGCTTAAGTTGCTAATCTTGATCCTCGGGATATATTATAGCAACGTAGTGAGCTTGTTTGATTGTCTAATATGAAGAGTCTACAGTCTAACCCTCTTTACCCAGCATATTGCAAAAATATCAGTACAACGAGCTAAACTAGTGAGCCTtctgaaatataaaattggctACAATGTTTTGATGAAACACGGCAATAATACATGACCAGGTTAGATGTTGATCATAGCTGctaaaatatcttatttggtCCTGAAAGTGGAGCCTGTGATGCTATTTGGTTCTATAAGAACATTCCCTAGTTTCATTGGTAGGACCTAAGGACCAATTCAAAAGGTTGACGACCTAAATAGCTCAAGGATAATAGAGTTACCTGCCATGGGTATAACTTTGATATGCCCCTTTTGTTGTATATTTGGCATATTTCAAGAGGAAGCCAACTACTGATATCCAAAGACCGATTTATTGAAGAGCTTGCCGGAGTGCAATTGCTTTTGAGTTCATTAGCAACAACCCTTTTATAATCACTATTCGGTGTATTGTATGCAACAGCATGGCTAATCTCCTTTAGATCTTCAACACTCCTTTTGGAATCGATGCATTTGAAGGATTTTCTTTGTGCACCAGGGAGAATTTCACCTATATGATCTTTGGAGCTACTGCACATGAGGTTATAGGACTGGGGATTGTGTTGATCGACAGAGACATGTGTCTCTTTGGTTATTAAAATGTCGGGTTTGGTTTTATTAGTATCAGCTGGTATCTCCTTCTCAAGATTTTTAGCCTCCAAACTGAAATCAAAGTGCTTTACGGGAAGTGGCGAAGCCTCCTTATCCAAATGCATCCCCACAGCAGTACAAGCACGAAAATCAGAAACGGAATGTGCAACTCCATCTCTAGTACTGTTTAACTGATTAACAAAACCTCTATCTTTCACATTGTTTGAGTTACAAGCACCGGAATCCACTGTAAAAGCCTCATTGTTTCCAGCAACATGTGAAGAAAGACCAGCATTAGGATAGGCAATCCCATCAGCAACTAGAATTGCTTCGTTCCAAAATGCATCTCCAGGAGAGAACGATGAGCTTCCTCGTGTTGACCGAGGAGTTTCTCCAGCTCCAAGTTTAGATGGGAAAGAAGCAGGTGTTTCACATTCAGCTGTATAAAGAGCAGTTGTATTATTGCATTTCCTCAAACTGGCTTGTGCAATATCCTGTCGAAATTTAAGATGAAGTTATTGAAGATCTCTGTGAGAAATATATCTGCAACTTATAAAAGGACAAATACCTTCTCTAAACGATTAAAACCAACATACACAGGTTCTTCAGCAATTTTTAACTGGCCACCCTTGGGAGAGAAAAATGATTCATTTTGAGTTTTGGATGGATTATCATCATTCTTGCAATGCACCCTACCAGAGTTTTCCTCCTCTAGGTGAAGGGCAGATGCACTACAGTGTCTTTTATCCGCAGTCTCTTTTGTATCTGAAGGAAAATTTACACTACTCCGTACATCACTGCACATTATAAGTTCTCAACTCTCAGAAATAGAGTGCAGCTCATACATTAGGGCAACGACAATAAGCTAGAAatacacataaacacataattgGTGATCCCAAAGAATCCAACGAAACCCCCAAATTAGTAAAACGAGGATAGCTGCTACCTGAAATACAAAGACAAGAATTCGGTTGCAGGAGACTTCTTTCCAACACCTTCTACAGCATCATAATCTGTACCAGATAAAGatgcattttttattctctGAGAAACTCCGAATGCCTCGGAAATTTGTGGCTGCGTGTGGAGGGCACCCCCAATTTCATCACTAGATAACAAGGAGGCCGTCTCCAATGTCAAATTCCGCTTAGCTGGAATCCGCATTGCCTTCTCAACCGGAACATAGTCCGCACATTTAGCAGGCGAGGTCTCCAAATAGCCTGCCAAAGACCCTTTGGCACTAGGTGAACATTCACTTTGGGTTTTCGCTTCTTTTTCTGGTCTCTCCGATTTTGACAATGGTGGCAcaaattttctcttctttttcgaTGAAAAGAACTGCAGATTTCACCAGAATCCCACCAacaaaaatgagaagaaaaggTGACTGGAAACCCAATTCGCACTACATTTCGCTAATTCCATTATtagaaaaggaagaaataaaattgaaaagcaAAATTAGCCGCAAAACCCATACAGAAAATCAAAAATCTTGATTCAATTCGTTCGAATTGAAAACATTAATGCGTGAAAGGGGATAGAGCTGAAACCTGGTCGATCCGGGCACGAGTAGAATCGGATGCCATGGCACTCTTTCGTGCCTTTGAGGAGAATTTGGGTCTgtataatgaatttaaatttttaaatgggTACTGTGCAACAGTAACGAaggtgtatatatatatggagggAGAGATGGGAAGGATGGAGGGAGGTCGGATCGATGTTGAATTCAAAAATCTTTGTATTTCCAAAGAAGCCCTTCCTAGATTCTCTTATCTCAGTTTCACCCCAATAATTTATCCATATCAACACATCTACTTATCTATGTTACTTTTTtacaataattcaaatttgattttcaacATTAAAGatacatatactactatactatattTGTTATGAATCCGTTACTTAGCGGATTCTTGTCCAtttttgttcttcttctacttttaATCCTATAATACCtatctatttttatctataactACTATCTCACCTAgcttcatttttcacatctTTATCTATTCTTTAATTTCGCCAAACATTCGTCACAATAGCGTGTGATTACACATAGAGTGGAAGTACCATATAATTAGATAAATAGCGAGACACGTAGATATTGAGGTTATCAATATTGCATCAGACAACAATCTAGCATGTCCTTTCACAAAGAGCCTTCTTGGCGCAATGTTTAATCGTCATGTGAAAGCGATGGGTGTTAGATATTATCAATAAGGTGACAACTATATAGGTTTGAGATATTTTGACAGTTTTTGTATATTCGAAGTATGTTTtgggtgaaaaaaaaagtaggtaTATATCAAAAAGTTTTCCCTTAGAATCCCAACAAATATgacctactttttttatttgtttcaatCAATATGacacattattaaaattaaaactcatttCGTTGTATTCTCTACACTATTCTCTTTTTgcttaatacacaaaataacactacataaatCTCGTGCCGCTCAATGAATGATCATCTTCCCTAAGACAAAAATAATGTCTTTTATGTTGTTTTAAGTAAGATTAATTGGTTAGAAGATTTAACGTTGAATCCAACTATTGGAGTGACATGAGTAGGCAAACTCTCGTCCATAAAAAAAGAGTAGTTGTAAAAGGTATTCCGTAACCCGTATGAACATGGATATGATCCTTTTGCTAATCAATTGtccattaatttgttttctatattatttattaattcaaatgagttaaaacaattattttaaacaataaTCCAATGAGATCCTCGGTAGCATGAATCTTCAAAATTCCTCGGCATGGTGTACCACATGACACTTATAATTGATCAAAAACACCTTGATCGAAATTTGACTAATAATaccaaatattttgattttgtcgCTTGATTGATGAACAACGAGAATCTACAAAGAACGGAGGTAGACGATTTGGTACGAGGATGAATGACGCCACAAATGCGATGAAGGAACTGTCTGCTAAGTCATGAGACGAAATGAGCTACGCCTCATAAGAGCGTGAAAGTCAATTAATTGGTATAATTAcgaaaataatatcaaagtcaATTAATATTGGCCAGGAACTTTTCATCTAGTTATTCCAATTAACTagtaaagcaaaaaaaaatatctaaattaagaaatttagGAAACCATGATTCGtagaaggaaataaaataaaagccAATTAATTTCAATCATGTATGCATCATGTTGGCTGGCAGAGTATCGATCATAGATAGACCTGTccaaggtttaccgaaccggcggttaaaaccgaaaccgtaaaccgccggttacggttccgaaccgaaaccgtgagaatttacCCGAACTGAAATCGttgatttttgaaccgtggttcggtttaggttcaaaattttttaaaccgaaaccgtgccgGAACCGCGAAAAACCACCGAAAAACTGTGAAATCAAGCCGGAATCGCAAAAAATAACAGTTTGAAACCGTAAAAAACCACCGGAAAATCGCCGattcggaaccgaaaccgtaaccgcgaAACATCCACGCGGTTGGATTCCGGTTCAGCAATTTTCAAAACTGGAACCGGTGGTTCCcaaccgtaaccgccggttcctgaaccgtgggcacctctaaTCATAGAGTTCAATGTTGTCTCTTTATTGGCAGATGCGATCTATACACATTCGCAAGTGTTCGTTGGAAAAACCCAACCTTTTGatatctaatactccctccgtccacaaacaatagatctattgttgttcggcacgggttttaatgtagaattggtaaagtaagagagatgaggagaaaaagtaggtaaagtaagagagatagggagaaaaagtgagtaaagtatgagagagagaagaaaaagtgggaaaagtatgagagataaactttccatttttagaaagtgatctattttttgtggacgtcccaaaatgacaaaagtgatcaatttttttaattttttgtggacggagggagtatgagtgtagcaatattaaataaaataaataacaaaaaataggAGATGTGTTGATGAAATATATAAGATATacgaataaagaaaaatgtaatacacaatccaaaagggaaaaaaacaaataatttgaaCAATTAAAGCGTTCATGATTTCGTTCGATTACGAAAATATACGTATTCataaatggaaacaaaaaaCTTAGAAAAACAatagtttataaattttgaaaactgttttgtaaaaaaatattaacaataacAACACTTCTACTATTATCTTCATCTCCACAAACTAAAATCTTCAGACCTTCACGACTCATGACTCTAGATATAGCATCATACAGTTGTCCATGAGTGAAGGctgtttttttcaaaaataatccaacatgagagagagattgacCTTGACTTTTGTTAATAGTCATTGCATACGTCACAACCAAAGGAAATTGTCGCCGTTGGAATTTTAATGACAACATTGGATCAGACTATTAAAGACATTCGAGGAATCAACAATTTAGGACCAATATTATGGCCACCCAATACTTGACCCTCCAAAACATAATCACCTAACCGGGTAATTATCGACCTGGTGCCACTACACAAACCATATAAGTGATTTATGTTccttaactcacaaaacaaacaacattacataaaatctcgtgccagaATATAAATGCTCCACTTAGAGTGGGATGTAGGGgatatatttgtaatttgtgagaagaaacaaatattactTACAAAACCTagattttcaatataaatttaagaCCACAATATGAAAAAGTTCGTATTATTAAAAAGCCGAAAAAGTACAACGCacaatactataaaaatacaatttcaacGGTTACATGTCCGAATTTCTTTGATGGGAAGTGAGTTGGGAAAGAGATTGGAAGGCGTgagaaatgaagataaaatatgGTGTATTTATGTAGTGGAAAATaggaataaaacaaaaataaaaattacaaaaccaTAGTCTATGCTATAGTCCAGGATAGTCTGGACTATACATCAGGCGTCTTTATGGGGCGAGGCTTAGGACAACCATCAACAATGACAGACTATAGCCCATAGCCCTTACTATGCATAGTCCGCCCAATTGCATGTCTGCATAGTCCGGCTATAGTCTACCCCACTaatcaacaatttttaaaaatattcaatcaaaataaacaattaagcgatagtaatttaaatttgaataaattagacCTTATAAGTTTAAAACTTATTTGAGAAGCCAAGATAGAATTTGGATCATCCATTAATCACATCTTAGTTGAGTACTTGTTCTTAAGAATCCTTACGAACTTTATaagttttgtttcattttaaatatttataatttcatcaaatttcacaattttttctataaacttagtacttcctccgtctcaaggaagatgacccctttcttgggcggcacgagattttatgcaactttattttgtgtgttaaatggagagagtaaagtaagagagagaggataaagtaaagataatggagtttccattttaaataatgggtcatcttggttgagacaaaccaaaaaggaaagtgggtcatctttaatgggacggagggagtagtattatttaattaatttgagacTAATTTTGAGttaaggccaaaattggtcctaaacatatgaccattttacctttttggtcctaaactttatcttttgaattttttggtccttcacatatgaaaattttatcattttggtcctccgtttagttccgttaattttttaacagtCAACACGTTTTGCCCAATTTTGACCAgattaaaatcttaattatgatttttaagtcactaattattccctaattattttaataaatttatccaGCTTCTTGTCTCACTATAGCTTCACCAGCTCCACCCAATGCAGGAGGTGCCTCTGACCCGCTCACCTGCGGAGACTCCAGACCAGTCGAGTGAGAACTTGTGGACCTACACCCACCACTAACCGAGTGTTTCTTCTCTTCAACCTCCAAGTCCAGCTTCTTCCAATCCAAACCTTTCTCGGCCAAACTCAAGCTCGGATTTTGCTCACTCCGACCCCCCCACCGGTCGGATTCAGGCTTTGAGACTCCAGACCCAAATCTCTCATTACGGGTCCAACGATCAGTCTCGGGCCTCGAAAAGCCCGAGCCAAAGCTCGAATTTCTCGCCTGCTGCGGCTGCGAAACAGGCTTCTTCATAGACGCCCAATTGTCCACTTCATCGATGCGAGATGCCCCGCCGCTGCTTCCCCCAAGTGAGGTGTACTTACCCCCAGCCCGGGATTCACGCGAATCGTGATCAGGTAGGATCGTTTGCTTCTTCATCGACGCCCAATTATCCACCTCATCAACTCGCGAAGGTTGATCGAATTCTGAAACCCTAGATTGTTGCGGAGGCCCCCTCCGCCCATCATCCTCAAATCCGTAAGATCTCCGGCCCTCAAACTCCCTCCGACCCGAATTAGGGCCGCTGGAGTTGTAATTGGAAAAGCCGCCGCCCAATCCGCCGTACTGCATTTCCTCCGCCGAGCGCTCCACCAGGTGGAGGAACAGGATCCCGATCCCGATCGGAGGTTAGCTCTAGGACTATGTTTCGCCGTCGTCTGCCTATTCGTCGTCGGTCGCCGATCGGAGGAAGATTCCGTCGAATTGAGTGAAatgttgagagagagagacgtatttcattttttttatttctgttttttaatgaatatatttgttaaaataattagggaataattagtaacttaaaatcataattaatattttaatatagtcaaaatTGGGCAAAACGTGTTGATCgttaaaaaattaacggaactattgacggaggaccaaaatgatcaaatttctatatgatactccctccgtcccagatttatagtcacattttgccataaaagtccgtcccacatttatagtcacatttagaacttcccatatttggacataaaattttacactattattagtaaaattacactcaaatgtcattatctacattcaaataaatcaaaacaaaaataaaaaaccaaaaagtcaaaaagggacccaccttcaactaactcacttcatttattacacactccatcatctcacttcatttattacacattctatcatctcatttcatttattattacacactccacctctcacttcattaattacacactccaccaatttcttaaaatccatgccataactaaatgttctattattctattttttactcctaatttgacacttcattgattaattttataatatagataactaaaaaaataactttcaattttatattaaatatacaaattatatattgaatatttattaatataataattgataaataaataaaaaacttcaaattcacttaaaaaaattatttaaatttctaaaatatgcattaaaattttacgatatatctcaaatattattatttgaccatgtttatgattgagtttgagtatatatctcaaatttatcataattaaatattttacattttatgaatataactaattttcatcattatttgtTGGATTGATCGCTTGTTAAtcttatcggtagcaacccgattagcccgctgggctagcccgaaacccgaacttttagggttagggttgaacttttataacccgaaagaattcacaacccgattagcccgcactcGATTGACCCGTAACCCGAGTAGGGCCGGTCTGAAACCCGGTAggctggcccgattgacatccctaaaatcaagtatataaattttttcaagCTTTAgaatccaacaaattaaaggcccaaataataaattccctACACCAAACCCTATACAAAACTCCCTCGGCGcctcactctctctcaatcGGCGGGATTCGCTGCTCCTCCGTGCTGCCTCGCCGCTCCACCACG
The genomic region above belongs to Salvia hispanica cultivar TCC Black 2014 chromosome 3, UniMelb_Shisp_WGS_1.0, whole genome shotgun sequence and contains:
- the LOC125210190 gene encoding eukaryotic translation initiation factor 4B1-like, with amino-acid sequence MQYGGLGGGFSNYNSSGPNSGRREFEGRRSYGFEDDGRRGPPQQSRVSEFDQPSRVDEVDNWASMKKQTILPDHDSRESRAGGKYTSLGGSSGGASRIDEVDNWASMKKPVSQPQQARNSSFGSGFSRPETDRWTRNERFGSGVSKPESDRWGGRSEQNPSLSLAEKGLDWKKLDLEVEEKKHSVSGGCRSTSSHSTGLESPQVSGSEAPPALGGAGEAIVRQEAG